A single region of the Aquarana catesbeiana isolate 2022-GZ linkage group LG07, ASM4218655v1, whole genome shotgun sequence genome encodes:
- the GPR52 gene encoding G-protein coupled receptor 52, whose protein sequence is MNQSQTFDWGTVNASGFILNTTEHHPCPLGFGHYNSVDICILETTIIVLLTFLIITGNLTVIFVFHCAPLLHHYTTSYFIQTMAYADLLVGVSCLVPTLSLLHYSTGVHESLTCQVFGYIISVLKSVSMACLAFISVDRYLAITKPLSYNQLVTPCRLRLCIVLIWIYSCLIFLPSFFGWGKPGYHGDIFEWCAIAWHTSAYFTAFIVGLLYAPAALVICFTYFHIFRICRQHTKEISDRRARFPSHEAESTGEAGPGHSPDRRYAMVLFRITSVFYMLWLPYIIYFLLESWRALSNPALSFLTTWLAISNSFCNCVIYSLSNSVFRLGLRRLSETICSPCMCSKDKKDRDPKPRKRANSCSI, encoded by the coding sequence ATGAACCAGTCACAAACATTTGATTGGGGGACTGTCAATGCCAGCGGATTTATATTGAACACAACTGAGCATCACCCTTGCCCACTGGGTTTCGGCCACTACAATTCAGTGGACATATGCATCCTGGAAACCACAATAATTGTGCTGCTAACCTTTTTGATCATCACTGGTAACTTGACTGTCATCTTCGTTTTTCATTGTGCCCCACTCCTGCATCATTACACCACTAGTTATTTCATTCAGACAATGGCATATGCAGACTTGCTGGTTGGAGTTAGTTGTTTGGTGCCCACCTTATCTTTGCTACATTACTCCACAGGAGTCCATGAATCTCTGACTTGTCAAGTGTTTGGATACATCATTTCAGTCCTGAAAAGTGTCTCCATGGCTTGTTTGGCCTTTATCAGTGTGGACCGGTACCTGGCCATTACTAAACCTCTGTCCTACAACCAGTTGGTCACCCCATGCAGACTGCGCCTTTGCATTGTACTGATATGGATTTATTCCTGTCTGATCTTCCTACCATCTTTCTTTGGCTGGGGTAAACCTGGCTACCACGGGGACATCTTCGAGTGGTGTGCCATTGCTTGGCACACCAGTGCCTACTTCACCGCTTTCATTGTGGGCCTGCTCTATGCTCCAGCAGCACTAGTTATATGTTTTACATATTTTCACATCTTCCGTATTTGTCGCCAACACACCAAAGAAATTAGTGACCGCCGCGCTCGCTTTCCCAGCCATGAAGCTGAATCAACTGGGGAAGCCGGGCCTGGTCACAGCCCGGATCGACGATACGCCATGGTTCTGTTCCGGATAACCAGCGTTTTCTACATGCTTTGGCTGCCGTACATCATTTATTTTCTTTTGGAAAGTTGGAGGGCGCTGTCAAACCCAGCTCTGTCCTTTCTCACCACCTGGTTGGCCATAAGCAATAGTTTCTGTAACTGTGTCATTTACAGCTTATCCAACAGTGTTTTCCGCC